TGTCGAGCGGCATCACCGGCTCGAACATCCCGATCGGCACCATGGCCCGGTGCCCACCATGGGTCGAAGTGTTCATATCGAAGCGGTGGGAGCGACCTCGGAGGCTGCCGGTATAGGCCGGAATCGTCGAGAAGAGCTTGAAGCCGGGCATCAGCCAGCCGATGAAGCGCCGCTCGCGTCCCTCGGGCAGACACGAGATCTGTTGGTGGTAGCGGCCAAGGAACCCAGTCCCCTCCTCGGCCGTGCTGCGGCCGTTCAAGACCGAGCCCGAAACGACCCGGACCTCTCCGTCGGTCAACTCGCCCTCGACCAGCGGGCCCACAGCCGCTCCCAGTCGCGTGCGCAGCAAGCGGGGCGAGCGCACCGCGGGGCCGCCGAGCGCCACGACCCTGCCAAGATCGAGCCTGCCCGTCGAGAAGAGATGGCCGATGGCGGCGACGTCCTGATACCCGACGTGCCAGACCGTCTTTCCCCTGGAGACCGGATCCAACAGGTGGATGTGGGTGCCGGCCAGGCCCGCCGGATGATGACCGCTGAACTCCTCGACCTCTACCCGGGGCACACCGCCGTCACCGAGCTTCGAGCCCGTGCCGCGGCACAGCCACACCGCTCCCTCGGTCAGCTTCGACAATGCCGCCAGTCCGGTTCGGAAGTCCCGCTCGCGCCCTTCGAGAACGACCTCAGGATCCGCGCACAGCGGGTTGGTGTCGATGGCGGTGACGAAGATCGAATGACAGCTCTCGGAGGGTGACGGTACTTTCGAGAACGGGCGAGTGCGTAGAGCCGTCCAGAGCCCGGACTCGGCGAGCAAAGCTCGCACCTGTTCGCCATCGAGCTTGCTCACGTCGTCGCCCGAATAGCTCGAAAACGAGATCTGGTCGGCCTCGTCACCTCCTGCAGCTTCGCCACGCGACAACTGCACGACAACCGAGATCAGAGCTCTGCGCGGCCCGCGATGGATCACCGTAACCTTCCCCGCACCCGGCGAGGTGAACCTGACGCCGTTCGTCTTCCGATCCTCGAAGAGGACCTGGCCGCGGCGGACTTCGTCACCCACCTTGA
This region of bacterium genomic DNA includes:
- a CDS encoding Na(+)-translocating NADH-quinone reductase subunit A, which codes for MSVHTIRKGLALPISGAPEQRIERAPAVAQVGVLAGDYPFMKPSMRVKVGDEVRRGQVLFEDRKTNGVRFTSPGAGKVTVIHRGPRRALISVVVQLSRGEAAGGDEADQISFSSYSGDDVSKLDGEQVRALLAESGLWTALRTRPFSKVPSPSESCHSIFVTAIDTNPLCADPEVVLEGRERDFRTGLAALSKLTEGAVWLCRGTGSKLGDGGVPRVEVEEFSGHHPAGLAGTHIHLLDPVSRGKTVWHVGYQDVAAIGHLFSTGRLDLGRVVALGGPAVRSPRLLRTRLGAAVGPLVEGELTDGEVRVVSGSVLNGRSTAEEGTGFLGRYHQQISCLPEGRERRFIGWLMPGFKLFSTIPAYTGSLRGRSHRFDMNTSTHGGHRAMVPIGMFEPVMPLDIMPTFLLRSLLVDDLEQAEALGCLELDEEDLALCTFVSPGKEDYGPALRRNLTEIWKEG